The Planktothrix tepida PCC 9214 genome window below encodes:
- a CDS encoding calcium-binding protein — translation MSVFFVNDNGAAIINIGGLNPPSRESVTQGIIVPPIIVNPILGDAYFDSTTLMIPPLVTSSGELLSGTSGHDVLTGKEGNDTLQGLQGNDLLQSQGGNDFLFGGQGNDKLIGGEGNDVLSGDLGQDLLTGNSGNDIFILPVSAAVNNINTVDIITDFIVGEDQIGLTDGLSQTNIILTSTILSGTPGTLITVAQSNQLLGFIAHVFPGGLTHQFIQVD, via the coding sequence ATGTCTGTGTTTTTTGTTAATGACAATGGCGCTGCGATTATCAATATTGGGGGATTAAACCCACCGAGTCGGGAATCTGTGACTCAAGGGATTATTGTACCTCCTATCATCGTTAATCCGATTTTGGGAGATGCCTATTTTGACTCGACAACACTGATGATTCCACCTTTAGTAACTTCCAGTGGAGAATTATTATCGGGGACATCGGGTCATGATGTGTTAACGGGAAAAGAGGGAAATGATACTTTGCAAGGATTACAAGGGAATGATCTTCTCCAGAGTCAAGGCGGGAATGATTTTCTATTCGGAGGACAGGGGAATGATAAATTGATAGGTGGCGAAGGGAATGATGTGTTAAGTGGCGACCTAGGACAAGATTTGCTAACGGGAAATTCAGGAAATGATATTTTTATTCTTCCGGTGAGTGCGGCGGTGAACAATATTAATACTGTCGATATTATTACAGATTTTATTGTCGGTGAAGATCAAATTGGTTTAACGGATGGGTTGAGTCAAACTAATATTATTCTCACTTCTACTATTCTCAGTGGAACCCCTGGAACTTTAATTACTGTGGCTCAGTCTAATCAATTGCTGGGATTTATTGCTCATGTATTCCCTGGGGGGTTAACTCATCAATTTATTCAAGTTGATTAG
- the surE gene encoding 5'/3'-nucleotidase SurE: MKLLISNDDGVFAQGIRSLANGLAQIGHEVTVVCPDQERSATGHGLTLHHPIRVEQVKDIFAPSVTAWACSGTPADSVKVGLFGILESPPDLVLAGINHGPNVATDILYSGTVSAAMEGLIQGIPSIAFSLGSYTSREFQGAVEFAQTLIQALEKNPLPEPMLLNVNVPGVSSQEIQGVMITRQGIRRYVDILEKRLDPRGKTYYWLTGELMEDVELLNTPSEFDEFITDVHALRQGFITITPLQYNLTHVTELQKLQIWSETLLINR; encoded by the coding sequence ATGAAACTGTTAATTAGTAATGATGATGGGGTTTTTGCCCAAGGAATCCGTAGTTTAGCCAATGGTTTAGCCCAAATTGGTCATGAAGTGACGGTGGTTTGTCCTGATCAGGAACGATCGGCAACAGGTCATGGTTTAACGTTACATCATCCGATTCGGGTTGAACAGGTCAAGGATATTTTTGCACCTTCTGTGACCGCTTGGGCTTGTTCGGGAACTCCCGCCGACTCGGTGAAAGTGGGACTATTTGGTATTTTAGAGAGCCCTCCCGATTTGGTGTTAGCGGGAATTAATCATGGGCCTAATGTCGCAACAGATATTCTTTACTCAGGTACCGTTTCGGCAGCGATGGAAGGGTTAATTCAGGGTATTCCCAGTATAGCTTTTAGTTTAGGAAGTTATACTTCACGCGAGTTTCAAGGAGCCGTTGAATTTGCTCAAACGTTAATTCAAGCTTTAGAAAAAAATCCTTTACCAGAACCAATGTTACTTAATGTTAATGTTCCGGGTGTTTCATCCCAAGAGATTCAAGGAGTGATGATTACTCGTCAAGGGATTCGTCGTTATGTGGATATTTTGGAAAAACGCCTTGACCCTAGAGGAAAAACCTATTATTGGCTTACCGGAGAATTAATGGAAGATGTGGAACTGTTAAATACACCCTCTGAATTCGATGAGTTTATCACTGATGTTCATGCCTTGCGTCAAGGTTTCATCACCATTACCCCATTGCAATATAATCTTACCCATGTTACAGAATTACAAAAATTACAAATTTGGTCAGAGACCTTACTGATTAATCGGTAA
- a CDS encoding transposase has protein sequence MRAKVKEVSVDMWGGFKKVIREVFPNALIVIDRFHVMKLVNSSLNQLRLKLELKGLKNRCLLLKNYVDLTPEERRDLKLLLKASPCLSIAYELKEELRDIYESSTTVLMGMRRLKKWLNSALIVFGKTAQTLKHHLPDICHYFINRTTSGVMEGLNNRIKLILRQSYGFKNFEMMRQKLLACLFI, from the coding sequence ATGAGAGCCAAGGTCAAAGAGGTTTCTGTGGATATGTGGGGAGGATTTAAAAAAGTGATTCGGGAAGTTTTTCCTAATGCTTTAATTGTCATTGACCGATTTCATGTGATGAAGTTAGTCAACAGTTCTCTGAATCAACTTCGACTTAAATTAGAACTAAAAGGCTTAAAAAATCGGTGCTTACTGCTGAAAAATTATGTCGATTTAACCCCCGAAGAGAGAAGGGATCTGAAACTGTTGTTAAAGGCCTCCCCCTGTTTGAGTATCGCTTATGAATTAAAAGAGGAACTCCGAGATATTTATGAAAGCAGTACAACGGTTCTTATGGGAATGAGAAGATTAAAGAAATGGCTCAATTCGGCTCTTATTGTTTTTGGAAAAACCGCCCAAACTCTTAAACACCATCTTCCCGATATTTGCCATTATTTTATTAATCGAACAACCAGTGGAGTTATGGAGGGATTAAACAACCGGATCAAATTAATTCTTCGTCAAAGCTATGGCTTCAAAAATTTTGAGATGATGCGCCAAAAGCTACTAGCTTGTCTTTTTATATAA
- the petP gene encoding cytochrome b6f subunit PetP yields MSIEIGQRVKVRRIRERVPNDVVDQLKQNPFGTVKEFKMVDGSGVGFIVQLDNKTSTWFFEDELEVSR; encoded by the coding sequence GTGTCAATCGAAATTGGTCAAAGAGTCAAGGTTCGCCGAATCAGAGAGCGAGTCCCTAATGATGTTGTCGATCAGTTAAAGCAAAATCCCTTTGGAACCGTCAAAGAATTTAAAATGGTTGACGGGAGTGGAGTCGGTTTTATTGTTCAACTCGATAACAAAACATCAACCTGGTTCTTTGAAGATGAGCTAGAAGTTTCTCGCTGA
- a CDS encoding calcium-binding protein, with amino-acid sequence MATFQGTDLGDVLQIGAFPLVSITKDGQILNPLIMVQESDLAGNDTILLLNGADKADGGAGNDTIDAGAGDDNPINGGDGNDSITLGDGNDNAIGGLGDDTILGGKGNDIADGGKGNDYIDLGEGDDNAIGGEGNDIFVGGLGTNNLDGGDGNDTLSYLNVTPTSPAGAARITANLTTKGEVLDAAFVAIATDNITGPIENIIGAPGIPNDLTGAGGDNILIGGAASDNLVGAGGKDTLQGGLGDDFYTVTTTGNGTQIQDTGGSADSLFIPGVTLLLSGPSTTGYGLERQGKNLAIDLNIDGKIDLTQDLLIVDFYADTTAKTAGIGFIENVVNLKGEDILNANIPNTAPPPTSNVTWTTPTASVSDPGPDVPAPGGGNTVFVDQGITSYVFTNASDNVFVPATAANLYIQALNGNDFVVGSASADNINGNLGADIILAGGGNDGDRTVTIPANTIRTAIRGGKGSDNLDGQEGDDLLNGNLDNDTVLGGVGNDIVRGGKGADVLDGGAGTDYLIGDADQDKLTGGADADIFVLPGASVAATSLNQADLITDFLTGTDKIMLPAGITFAQLTLTAVTVQVDGSTALPSTAIQSGTTYYGLVQGITPVQLTAANFIADDPNITVLG; translated from the coding sequence ATGGCTACTTTTCAAGGAACAGATTTAGGCGACGTTCTTCAAATTGGTGCTTTCCCATTGGTTAGCATCACTAAAGATGGTCAAATTCTGAATCCCCTGATTATGGTTCAAGAATCTGATTTAGCCGGAAATGATACCATCTTGTTATTGAATGGGGCTGATAAAGCCGATGGTGGAGCCGGAAATGATACCATTGATGCCGGAGCCGGAGATGATAATCCCATTAATGGTGGAGATGGGAACGATAGTATTACCCTAGGAGATGGAAATGATAACGCCATTGGGGGTTTAGGAGATGATACTATCCTCGGTGGTAAAGGGAACGATATTGCTGATGGTGGAAAAGGAAACGATTATATCGATTTAGGAGAGGGAGATGATAACGCCATTGGTGGTGAAGGAAATGATATTTTTGTTGGCGGTTTAGGTACGAATAATCTTGATGGGGGAGATGGGAATGATACCCTTTCCTATTTAAACGTTACCCCCACTTCTCCGGCGGGAGCGGCTCGAATTACAGCTAATTTAACAACAAAAGGTGAAGTTTTAGATGCTGCTTTTGTTGCCATTGCTACTGATAATATTACTGGGCCGATTGAAAATATTATTGGTGCTCCAGGTATTCCTAATGATTTAACAGGAGCCGGAGGCGATAATATTTTAATTGGGGGGGCTGCCAGTGATAATTTAGTTGGAGCCGGGGGGAAAGATACCCTGCAAGGGGGTTTAGGCGATGATTTCTACACCGTTACAACGACAGGAAATGGCACTCAAATTCAAGATACTGGAGGCAGTGCAGACAGTCTTTTTATTCCGGGTGTCACCCTGTTACTTTCGGGGCCGAGTACAACCGGTTATGGTTTAGAACGACAAGGAAAAAACCTAGCTATTGACTTAAATATTGATGGCAAAATTGATTTGACTCAAGATTTATTAATTGTTGATTTTTATGCCGATACAACAGCAAAAACCGCAGGAATTGGGTTTATTGAAAATGTTGTTAATCTGAAAGGGGAAGATATTCTCAACGCCAATATTCCCAATACTGCACCCCCTCCAACCTCTAATGTTACCTGGACAACACCAACGGCCTCTGTGAGTGATCCTGGGCCAGATGTTCCAGCACCAGGGGGTGGGAATACCGTGTTTGTTGACCAAGGAATTACATCCTATGTGTTTACTAACGCCTCCGATAATGTTTTTGTCCCCGCAACGGCTGCTAACCTTTATATTCAAGCCTTGAATGGAAATGATTTCGTTGTAGGAAGCGCATCAGCCGACAATATTAATGGCAATTTAGGGGCTGATATTATTTTAGCCGGTGGCGGGAATGATGGCGATCGCACTGTAACCATTCCAGCCAATACCATTCGCACAGCCATTCGCGGTGGAAAAGGGTCGGATAACCTCGATGGTCAAGAGGGAGATGACTTACTCAATGGTAACTTGGACAATGACACCGTATTGGGAGGTGTGGGAAATGATATTGTCCGAGGGGGCAAAGGTGCAGACGTCTTAGATGGTGGTGCAGGTACAGATTACTTGATTGGCGATGCAGATCAAGATAAACTCACCGGAGGGGCAGATGCGGATATCTTCGTGTTACCCGGAGCGTCCGTCGCTGCAACCAGCTTAAATCAAGCTGATTTAATCACTGATTTTCTCACGGGAACCGATAAAATTATGTTACCCGCCGGGATAACCTTTGCCCAACTGACATTAACGGCTGTTACCGTACAAGTTGATGGAAGTACAGCACTACCCTCTACAGCCATTCAATCAGGAACCACCTATTATGGATTGGTACAAGGGATAACCCCGGTTCAACTCACCGCAGCTAACTTTATTGCGGATGATCCCAATATTACAGTTTTAGGATAG
- a CDS encoding Get3/ArsA fold putative tail anchor-mediating ATPase NosAFP, which produces MALTLTFLGKGGTGRTILAIAAAKQLAASGQRVLFVEQDNSPACHLLLETEVGCDPTPITTNLKAVQLKSAVLLERSWEEIKKLESQYVRTPFFRNVYGQELGVLPGMDSALALNAIREYDGSGDYDVIIYDGLASQDTLRMLGMPEILSWYLRRFRNVFMESDLGKTLSPFVQPIASSILNIDISGDTFAQPTQEMNNILDQGKAAVSDPNRVAAYLVTTQDEVAIATARYLWGSAQQVGLTVGGVLLNQSLLTGSITEAFDPLVVSLIPQSHSPNWQPIIDALPDFTQAQRAPKPINIDVNERKVSLFLPSFDKKQVKLTQYGPEVTIEAGDQRRNIFLPPALTGKPVTGAKFQNGYLTISF; this is translated from the coding sequence ATGGCCCTGACATTAACATTTTTGGGCAAAGGTGGTACAGGTCGGACAATATTGGCGATCGCTGCGGCTAAACAATTGGCAGCCAGTGGTCAGCGAGTGTTGTTCGTCGAACAAGATAATAGTCCCGCCTGTCACCTGTTGCTAGAAACGGAAGTCGGTTGTGATCCAACACCGATCACGACGAACTTAAAAGCCGTTCAACTGAAAAGTGCAGTATTACTCGAACGCAGTTGGGAAGAGATTAAAAAGCTAGAAAGCCAATATGTTCGGACTCCCTTTTTTAGGAACGTTTATGGTCAGGAATTGGGGGTTTTACCGGGGATGGACAGTGCCCTAGCTTTAAATGCAATTCGGGAATATGACGGAAGTGGCGATTATGATGTGATCATTTATGACGGGTTAGCCAGTCAAGACACCCTGAGAATGTTGGGAATGCCAGAAATTTTAAGCTGGTATCTTCGCCGTTTTCGGAATGTGTTTATGGAGTCAGACTTAGGCAAAACCTTATCTCCTTTTGTGCAACCCATCGCCAGTAGTATTCTCAATATTGATATTTCTGGGGATACCTTTGCTCAACCGACTCAAGAAATGAATAATATCTTGGATCAAGGGAAAGCGGCGGTATCTGATCCCAACCGAGTGGCGGCTTATTTAGTGACGACCCAAGATGAAGTTGCGATCGCAACAGCCCGATATTTATGGGGAAGTGCTCAACAGGTGGGGTTAACCGTTGGGGGGGTACTGTTAAATCAAAGCTTACTCACCGGATCAATTACAGAAGCCTTTGATCCCTTAGTCGTGAGTCTGATTCCCCAATCTCACAGTCCAAACTGGCAACCCATCATCGACGCTTTACCCGATTTCACCCAGGCGCAACGAGCTCCCAAACCGATTAATATTGATGTGAATGAGCGCAAGGTGAGCTTGTTCTTACCCAGTTTTGATAAAAAACAAGTCAAGCTCACACAATACGGCCCAGAAGTCACGATAGAAGCCGGAGATCAACGGCGAAATATCTTCCTCCCCCCTGCCTTAACTGGAAAACCTGTTACCGGGGCTAAATTCCAAAACGGTTATTTAACGATTAGTTTTTAA
- a CDS encoding IS5/IS1182 family transposase has product MSKLRDYLDKNPQQAKRLLGMEYEQMIELIQAAELLEEEKRQEKEKTKIRLIKAGGGRRQKLSVEEQILLTLIYLHQMPTFQMLGLQFEVSESTANDIFHNWIKILRELLPASLLEQVKKNESDWEWVEKILVEFELVVDSYEQPRERPTDNEEQKKYYSGKKKTHTFKNQVIVMPNGKEIVDVAVGYTGATSDLKLWRERSQELGNNQKYRGDKAYVGETAINTPYKKPRNQEMSAEKREENRLKAQQRIVVEHLIRLIKIYRVASERFRLKRQNYEAVILTVCGLIRWRIGAIVLPSKNCPEFF; this is encoded by the coding sequence ATGAGTAAATTAAGAGACTATCTGGACAAGAATCCCCAGCAAGCAAAAAGGCTATTAGGGATGGAATATGAACAGATGATAGAACTCATTCAAGCTGCGGAGTTATTAGAAGAAGAAAAACGACAGGAAAAAGAAAAAACTAAAATCAGGTTGATTAAAGCAGGTGGGGGTCGTCGGCAGAAATTATCTGTGGAGGAACAAATCTTACTGACTCTAATTTATCTGCATCAAATGCCGACATTTCAAATGTTAGGGTTACAGTTTGAAGTCAGTGAATCAACAGCGAATGATATTTTCCATAACTGGATAAAAATCTTGAGAGAATTACTACCAGCGAGTTTGCTAGAGCAAGTAAAAAAAAACGAGAGTGATTGGGAGTGGGTAGAAAAAATTCTGGTGGAATTTGAGTTAGTAGTAGATAGCTATGAACAGCCCAGGGAAAGACCAACAGACAATGAAGAGCAGAAAAAATATTACTCAGGAAAGAAAAAGACACATACCTTTAAAAATCAAGTCATTGTCATGCCAAATGGAAAAGAAATAGTGGATGTAGCTGTGGGTTATACCGGAGCAACAAGTGATCTGAAATTGTGGAGAGAAAGAAGCCAGGAATTGGGGAATAATCAAAAATACAGAGGGGATAAAGCTTATGTAGGAGAAACAGCAATTAATACACCGTATAAGAAACCGAGGAATCAAGAGATGTCGGCGGAAAAGCGAGAAGAAAATCGGTTAAAAGCCCAACAAAGGATTGTAGTTGAACATTTAATAAGACTGATAAAAATTTATCGAGTTGCTTCAGAAAGATTTCGGTTAAAGAGGCAAAATTATGAAGCAGTAATCTTGACAGTATGTGGATTAATAAGATGGCGAATAGGAGCGATTGTATTACCATCTAAGAATTGCCCAGAATTCTTTTGA
- a CDS encoding GUN4 domain-containing protein, whose product MSHCLNPNCLQPNPNTTIFCQKCGSKLVLQERYFALKILGQGSFDLTFQAFDTEKPSQPYCVIKQSFSQVQDPNAQEKSEELFKQEAIRLKHLGKHQQIPELLDYFIQDHHQYLVQEYIAGQNLAQNLARHGAFSETKIMNLLAHLLPLVGFIHKHNCIHQDIKPENIIKRQGEHKLFLVDFGVSKAITRTPLSVTGTVIGSSGYIAPEQALGKPTFASDLYSLGVTCVHLLTNVEAFDLFDVFKGRWVWRDYLTVPVHDSLGQVLDKLLQQATDNRFQTAQDVLNHLPLKAKPISQPILQRVAEPDIELKSARGINYYHLEQLLKAKNWKEADEETAHKMCEVMGRTEEGWLEEEDIDNFPCEDLRTLDQLWLKYSNGRFGFSVQKEIYQTLGGTRNYDSKIWQAFGDQVGWRVSGNWLHYQDLKFDLRTPRGHLPFLWWGRWLWGVGSGGWRGISSLASRLVDCNL is encoded by the coding sequence ATGAGTCACTGTCTTAATCCCAATTGCTTACAACCTAATCCCAACACTACAATTTTTTGTCAAAAGTGCGGTTCTAAATTAGTGTTACAAGAACGATATTTTGCTTTAAAAATATTAGGACAAGGGAGTTTTGATCTAACGTTTCAAGCATTTGATACAGAAAAACCCTCTCAACCCTATTGTGTAATCAAACAATCTTTTTCGCAAGTTCAAGACCCGAATGCTCAAGAAAAATCTGAGGAACTCTTTAAACAAGAAGCAATTCGATTAAAGCACTTAGGAAAACATCAGCAAATTCCTGAATTATTAGATTATTTTATTCAAGATCATCATCAATATTTAGTTCAAGAATATATTGCCGGACAAAACTTAGCCCAAAACTTAGCGCGACATGGAGCATTTTCAGAAACTAAAATCATGAATTTGTTAGCGCATTTATTACCCCTTGTAGGATTTATTCATAAACATAATTGTATTCATCAAGATATTAAACCGGAAAATATTATTAAAAGACAGGGGGAGCATAAATTATTTTTAGTCGATTTTGGAGTTTCCAAAGCGATTACCCGCACGCCGTTATCAGTAACAGGAACTGTTATCGGTTCTTCAGGATATATCGCCCCAGAACAAGCGTTGGGAAAACCGACTTTTGCCAGTGATTTGTATAGTTTAGGAGTAACTTGTGTTCATTTATTAACCAATGTTGAAGCCTTTGATTTATTTGATGTTTTTAAAGGCAGATGGGTATGGCGAGATTATTTAACAGTTCCCGTCCATGATTCTTTGGGTCAGGTATTAGATAAACTCTTACAACAGGCAACGGATAACCGCTTTCAAACGGCTCAAGACGTCTTAAATCATCTACCCTTAAAAGCCAAACCGATATCACAACCGATATTACAACGGGTAGCAGAACCAGATATAGAATTAAAGTCAGCTAGAGGAATTAATTATTATCATTTAGAACAACTTTTAAAAGCCAAAAATTGGAAAGAAGCTGACGAAGAAACGGCTCATAAAATGTGTGAAGTGATGGGCAGAACAGAGGAAGGATGGTTAGAGGAAGAAGATATTGATAATTTTCCCTGTGAGGATTTACGCACCCTTGATCAACTGTGGTTAAAATATAGCAATGGACGCTTCGGCTTTTCAGTACAAAAGGAGATCTACCAAACTCTGGGAGGAACCCGGAATTATGATAGCAAAATTTGGCAAGCATTTGGTGATCAAGTCGGTTGGCGTGTTTCTGGAAATTGGTTACATTATCAAGATCTTAAATTCGATCTGAGAACTCCAAGGGGACACCTCCCGTTTTTATGGTGGGGTAGATGGTTATGGGGCGTTGGAAGTGGGGGGTGGAGGGGTATCTCTTCTCTGGCATCGAGACTTGTAGATTGTAATCTTTAA
- a CDS encoding transposase family protein, whose product MFTCQEQEGFIVLKLDLLNEGITCPHCQNYTAHIHQTRSMLIRDLSICGQGVYLHLPRRQFYCAGCKKYPTEPLEFVEKRRNYTIRYNESQGQRGFCGYVGRI is encoded by the coding sequence GTGTTCACTTGTCAAGAACAAGAAGGTTTTATTGTTCTTAAATTAGACTTATTAAACGAGGGGATTACTTGTCCACATTGTCAAAATTATACCGCTCATATTCATCAAACTCGCTCGATGTTAATCCGAGATCTATCTATTTGTGGGCAGGGAGTTTATCTGCATCTACCCCGTCGCCAATTTTATTGTGCTGGATGTAAAAAATATCCAACAGAACCCTTAGAATTTGTAGAGAAAAGGAGGAATTACACCATTCGTTATAATGAGAGCCAAGGTCAAAGAGGTTTCTGTGGATATGTGGGGAGGATTTAA
- a CDS encoding Uma2 family endonuclease yields MLATSPTYTITWEKLPDDFVLPDDPVDNINQPALAAALTEGLQLAGKLPETALTPTNYGICATINGKLAIKAPDWAYIHPITVSREEVFRSYTPHLQGNIPALVLEFLSDTDGGEYSVKETYPPGKFFFYEQVLKVPNYGIFDLKTGILELYRFGDNQRYRLESANEQGWFWIPEMQLFLGVWEGNRQNRQGYWLRWWDEQGNLLLWGAERVEEERQRADQERQRAEKLIAQLRAAGIEPVE; encoded by the coding sequence ATGTTAGCTACCTCCCCCACCTACACGATTACTTGGGAAAAGTTGCCGGATGATTTTGTGCTACCCGATGACCCTGTGGATAATATTAATCAACCCGCCCTTGCTGCCGCCTTAACTGAAGGTTTACAACTTGCCGGAAAACTACCAGAAACCGCCCTTACTCCCACTAACTATGGGATTTGTGCTACGATTAATGGTAAATTAGCGATAAAAGCTCCAGATTGGGCTTATATTCACCCCATTACGGTTAGTCGAGAAGAAGTTTTTCGCAGTTATACCCCCCATTTACAGGGGAATATTCCAGCCCTAGTGTTAGAGTTTTTATCCGATACTGACGGAGGAGAATATTCCGTTAAAGAAACCTATCCCCCAGGGAAATTCTTCTTCTATGAACAGGTTTTGAAAGTACCCAATTATGGAATTTTTGACCTCAAAACCGGAATTTTAGAACTCTACCGTTTCGGGGATAACCAACGCTATCGGCTGGAGTCTGCTAATGAACAAGGCTGGTTTTGGATACCGGAAATGCAGTTGTTTTTGGGGGTATGGGAAGGAAACCGCCAAAACCGTCAAGGCTATTGGCTGCGTTGGTGGGATGAGCAGGGAAATTTACTATTGTGGGGCGCTGAACGAGTTGAGGAAGAACGTCAACGGGCTGATCAGGAGCGTCAACGGGCTGAGAAATTAATCGCCCAACTTCGCGCTGCTGGTATTGAGCCTGTGGAATAA
- a CDS encoding tetratricopeptide repeat protein translates to MKNKNTFAIAFTFCLFWTQAMLTPQTFAQRSRIATATILLFFTFLSAESWAFPLAQTPPISESSVQEQDIQDLVETQVDNTFRRHLSLLSLVLLLLLLLNTIAACGVWFLLKKLAQQTASAEQEIESLKVDTLTEMERVLTEARQILYQLQHKNDLAHETLQTLTTQTPLPVIEAVWVEQPQNTGVPTKIQTESLPESNGISIPSQTEISTHPATEILIPVQFSSSPESENNQTFTIDKVAPQSSVISQPETLALEGKACPAESLVSTSEEQLKQAVFMAKQGDKLFLEGHLETAIQHYDEALKLKPDLAEVWNNRGVALTRLQRYHEAIVSYERAIQLRGHYADAWNNRGVALGKLNHYDAAILSYQRAIELKQNYMDAWNNCGFALAKVKKYDEAISSYNQAAKIRPDFYRIWYNKARCYALQGKVELALENLKRAIRLNPDVCKKLVKRETDFDLIRQDEKFQQLNFDS, encoded by the coding sequence ATGAAAAACAAAAATACATTTGCGATCGCCTTCACCTTTTGTCTATTTTGGACACAGGCGATGCTGACACCCCAGACCTTTGCTCAACGCAGTCGGATCGCTACTGCGACTATTTTACTTTTTTTTACCTTTTTATCGGCTGAGTCCTGGGCTTTTCCCCTGGCTCAAACCCCTCCTATATCCGAATCTTCTGTACAGGAACAAGATATTCAAGATTTAGTTGAAACTCAAGTTGATAATACGTTTCGTCGTCATCTATCATTATTAAGTTTGGTTTTACTGTTGTTACTTCTTTTGAATACCATTGCTGCCTGTGGGGTGTGGTTTTTGTTGAAAAAATTAGCCCAACAAACAGCATCCGCAGAACAAGAGATTGAAAGTTTAAAAGTGGATACCCTCACGGAAATGGAGCGGGTTCTAACGGAAGCCAGACAAATTTTATATCAATTGCAACATAAAAATGATTTAGCCCATGAAACATTACAAACTCTAACCACTCAAACTCCCTTACCTGTGATTGAAGCAGTCTGGGTTGAACAGCCTCAAAATACGGGAGTTCCGACTAAGATTCAAACTGAATCTTTACCTGAAAGTAATGGAATTTCTATTCCATCTCAAACTGAGATTTCAACCCATCCTGCGACGGAAATTTTAATCCCGGTTCAGTTTTCTTCTTCCCCAGAATCAGAAAATAATCAAACCTTTACTATTGATAAAGTTGCTCCTCAATCTTCAGTCATATCTCAACCGGAAACACTAGCTTTAGAAGGGAAAGCTTGCCCCGCAGAATCTCTTGTTTCTACCAGTGAGGAACAACTCAAACAAGCGGTTTTTATGGCTAAACAAGGAGATAAGTTATTTTTAGAGGGTCATTTAGAAACAGCAATTCAACATTATGATGAAGCCTTAAAACTTAAACCTGATTTAGCTGAGGTTTGGAATAATCGAGGTGTTGCTTTAACCCGATTACAACGGTATCATGAAGCGATTGTATCTTATGAAAGGGCTATTCAATTACGAGGTCATTATGCCGATGCGTGGAATAATCGTGGGGTAGCTTTAGGAAAGCTCAATCATTATGATGCCGCAATTTTATCCTATCAACGAGCAATTGAATTAAAACAAAATTATATGGATGCGTGGAATAATTGTGGCTTTGCTTTAGCTAAAGTTAAAAAGTATGATGAAGCTATTTCTTCCTATAATCAAGCGGCAAAAATTCGTCCTGATTTTTATCGAATTTGGTATAATAAAGCTCGTTGTTATGCTCTTCAAGGAAAAGTTGAGTTGGCCCTGGAAAATTTAAAACGAGCAATTCGGTTAAATCCTGATGTTTGTAAAAAATTGGTTAAACGGGAAACAGATTTTGATCTCATTCGACAGGATGAAAAATTCCAACAGTTAAATTTTGACTCTTAA